The Calonectris borealis chromosome 13, bCalBor7.hap1.2, whole genome shotgun sequence genome contains a region encoding:
- the AIFM1 gene encoding apoptosis-inducing factor 1, mitochondrial isoform X4, with amino-acid sequence MSRQVASSGVPGGKGDSSVFVLIVGLSTLGAGAYVYRTLREKKERFTSRVSTITTRSQSESSPSDTDAASRGTAAPGARPEVPSHVPFLLIGGGTAAFAAARSIRARDPGARVLIVSEDPALPYMRPPLSKELWFSDDPNVTETLRFKQWNGKERSIYFQPPSFYVPVRDLPFVENGGVAVLCGKKVVHMDVRGNTVKLSDGTQISYDKCLIATGGSPRSLPAIERAGKDVQQRLTLFRKIEDFKSLEKISREVKSVTIIGGGFLGSELACALGRRARTRGLEVIQLFPENGNMGKILPEYLSNWTTEKVRREGVNVMPNAVVKSVSVCGNRLMIKLKDGRKVETDHIVAAVGLEPNVELAKSAGLEVDSDFGGFRVNAELQARSNIWVAGDAACFYDIKLGRRRVEHHDHAVVSGRLAGENMTGAAKPYWHQSMFWSDLGPNVGYEAIGLVDSSLPTVGVFAKATAKDTPKSATEQSGTGIRSESETEAEASEVRISPSFSPTPQVPKQGEDYGKGVIFYLRDKVVVGIVLWNIFNRMPIARKIIKDGEEHDDLNEVAKLFNIHED; translated from the exons ATGAGCAGACAAGTGGCTAGCTCTGGTGTGCCCGGGGGCAAAGGCGATAGTTCTGTTTTTGTCCTTATTGTGGGCTTATCAACATTAGGAGCGGGTGCCTAT GTATACAGAacattgagagaaaaaaaagagcgaTTCACCAGCCGTGTCTCAACAATAACTACGCGATCTCAAAGTGAATCGTCTCCTTCCG ATACAGATGCTGCTTCTCGGGGCACAGCAG CTCCGGGAGCTCGCCCTGAGGTCCCATCTCACGTTCCTTTCCTGCTGATCGGTGGAGgaactgctgcttttgctgctgccagATCCATTCGGGCTCGTGACCCTGGTGCCCGG GTGCTGATTGTGTCTGAAGATCCTGCCCTGCCCTATATGCGTCCACCTCTTTCCAAAGAACTATGGTTTTCAGATGATCCAAATGTGACAGAGACTCTGCGATTCAAACAGTGGAATGGCAAGGAAAGGAG TATATATTTCCAGCCGCCGTCATTCTATGTGCCTGTTCGTGATCTGCCTTTTGTAGAAAATGGTGGAGTAGCAGTTCTCTGTGGCAAGAAG GTTGTGCATATGGATGTTAGAGGCAACACAGTGAAACTCAGTGATGGTACCCAGATATCCTATGACAAATGTCTAATTGCCACTG GTGGTTCTCCAAGGAGCCTACCCGCCAttgaaagagcaggaaaagatgTACAACAAAGGCTGACACTGTTCCGGAAG ATTGAGGACTTCAAAAGTCTGGAGAAGATTTCAAGAGAAGTCAAGTCTGTCACAATTATTGGTGGTGGTTTTCTCGGCAGTGAGCTGGCCTGCGCTCTGGGAAGAAGAG caCGAACCAGAGGCCTGGAGGTGATTCAGCTGTTTCCAGAGAACGGCAATATGGGCAAAATCTTGCCTGAATATCTGAGCAACTGGACCACAGAGAAAGTCAGAAGAG AGGGTGTTAATGTCATGCCTAACGCTGTGGTCAAGTCCGTCTCTGTCTGTGGCAATCGGCTGATGATTAAACTGAAAGATGGCCGAAAG GTGGAGACGGATCACATTGTGGCTGCAGTAGGGCTGGAGCCTAATGTGGAATTAGCAAAGTCAGCTGGGCTGGAGGTGGACTCTGACTTCGGAGGGTTCAGGGTGAATGCGGAGCTGCAGGCACGCTCCAATATCTGGGTG GCAGGGGATGCTGCCTGCTTCTATGATATCAAACTAGGTAGGAGACGTGTGGAGCACCATGATCATGCCGTTGTGAGTGGAAGACTAGCTGGAGAGAACATGACAGGAGCTGCGAAGCCCTACTGGCATCAGTCCATGTTCTG GAGCGATCTGGGCCCTAATGTAGGGTACGAAGCCATTGGCCTTGTTGACAGTAGTTTGCCAACAGTAGGAGTCTTTGctaaagcaacagcaaaagacACACCGAAAAGTGCAACGGAGCAATCAG GGACAGGTATTCGATCAGAGagtgaaacagaagcagaagcctCAGAAGTTCGCATTTCTCCAAGCTTTTCACCAACGCCTCAAGTTCCAAAGCAAGGAGAAGATTATGGCAAAGGTGTCATTTTCTACCTCAGGGATAAAGTTGTGGTAGGAATCGTATTATGGAACATCTTCAACAGGATGCCTATTGCTCGAAAG
- the AIFM1 gene encoding apoptosis-inducing factor 1, mitochondrial isoform X6 produces the protein MDVRGNTVKLSDGTQISYDKCLIATGGSPRSLPAIERAGKDVQQRLTLFRKIEDFKSLEKISREVKSVTIIGGGFLGSELACALGRRARTRGLEVIQLFPENGNMGKILPEYLSNWTTEKVRREGVNVMPNAVVKSVSVCGNRLMIKLKDGRKVETDHIVAAVGLEPNVELAKSAGLEVDSDFGGFRVNAELQARSNIWVAGDAACFYDIKLGRRRVEHHDHAVVSGRLAGENMTGAAKPYWHQSMFWSDLGPNVGYEAIGLVDSSLPTVGVFAKATAKDTPKSATEQSGTGIRSESETEAEASEVRISPSFSPTPQVPKQGEDYGKGVIFYLRDKVVVGIVLWNIFNRMPIARKIIKDGEEHDDLNEVAKLFNIHED, from the exons ATGGATGTTAGAGGCAACACAGTGAAACTCAGTGATGGTACCCAGATATCCTATGACAAATGTCTAATTGCCACTG GTGGTTCTCCAAGGAGCCTACCCGCCAttgaaagagcaggaaaagatgTACAACAAAGGCTGACACTGTTCCGGAAG ATTGAGGACTTCAAAAGTCTGGAGAAGATTTCAAGAGAAGTCAAGTCTGTCACAATTATTGGTGGTGGTTTTCTCGGCAGTGAGCTGGCCTGCGCTCTGGGAAGAAGAG caCGAACCAGAGGCCTGGAGGTGATTCAGCTGTTTCCAGAGAACGGCAATATGGGCAAAATCTTGCCTGAATATCTGAGCAACTGGACCACAGAGAAAGTCAGAAGAG AGGGTGTTAATGTCATGCCTAACGCTGTGGTCAAGTCCGTCTCTGTCTGTGGCAATCGGCTGATGATTAAACTGAAAGATGGCCGAAAG GTGGAGACGGATCACATTGTGGCTGCAGTAGGGCTGGAGCCTAATGTGGAATTAGCAAAGTCAGCTGGGCTGGAGGTGGACTCTGACTTCGGAGGGTTCAGGGTGAATGCGGAGCTGCAGGCACGCTCCAATATCTGGGTG GCAGGGGATGCTGCCTGCTTCTATGATATCAAACTAGGTAGGAGACGTGTGGAGCACCATGATCATGCCGTTGTGAGTGGAAGACTAGCTGGAGAGAACATGACAGGAGCTGCGAAGCCCTACTGGCATCAGTCCATGTTCTG GAGCGATCTGGGCCCTAATGTAGGGTACGAAGCCATTGGCCTTGTTGACAGTAGTTTGCCAACAGTAGGAGTCTTTGctaaagcaacagcaaaagacACACCGAAAAGTGCAACGGAGCAATCAG GGACAGGTATTCGATCAGAGagtgaaacagaagcagaagcctCAGAAGTTCGCATTTCTCCAAGCTTTTCACCAACGCCTCAAGTTCCAAAGCAAGGAGAAGATTATGGCAAAGGTGTCATTTTCTACCTCAGGGATAAAGTTGTGGTAGGAATCGTATTATGGAACATCTTCAACAGGATGCCTATTGCTCGAAAG
- the AIFM1 gene encoding apoptosis-inducing factor 1, mitochondrial isoform X2 — protein sequence MFRCRVAAAAAGGLARALRPLSPAPRGRAAAVLQCPHLRCPSRSLTSSGVPGKAGSNLLLYLIVGGTVTGTGAYVYRTLREKKERFTSRVSTITTRSQSESSPSDTDAASRGTAAPGARPEVPSHVPFLLIGGGTAAFAAARSIRARDPGARVLIVSEDPALPYMRPPLSKELWFSDDPNVTETLRFKQWNGKERSIYFQPPSFYVPVRDLPFVENGGVAVLCGKKVVHMDVRGNTVKLSDGTQISYDKCLIATGGSPRSLPAIERAGKDVQQRLTLFRKIEDFKSLEKISREVKSVTIIGGGFLGSELACALGRRARTRGLEVIQLFPENGNMGKILPEYLSNWTTEKVRREGVNVMPNAVVKSVSVCGNRLMIKLKDGRKVETDHIVAAVGLEPNVELAKSAGLEVDSDFGGFRVNAELQARSNIWVAGDAACFYDIKLGRRRVEHHDHAVVSGRLAGENMTGAAKPYWHQSMFWSDLGPNVGYEAIGLVDSSLPTVGVFAKATAKDTPKSATEQSGTGIRSESETEAEASEVRISPSFSPTPQVPKQGEDYGKGVIFYLRDKVVVGIVLWNIFNRMPIARKIIKDGEEHDDLNEVAKLFNIHED from the exons ATGTTCCGCTGCCgcgtggccgccgccgccgcggggggcctGGCGCGCGCCCTGCGCCCCCTCagccccgcgccgcggggccgcgctgccgcag TTTTGCAATGTCCTCATCTAAGATGCCCTTCTAGATCACTGACGTCTTCAGGTGTTCCTGGCAAAGCTGGCAGCAACCTATTGTTATACTTAATTGTAGGAGGAACAGTCACTGGGACAGGAGCTTAT GTATACAGAacattgagagaaaaaaaagagcgaTTCACCAGCCGTGTCTCAACAATAACTACGCGATCTCAAAGTGAATCGTCTCCTTCCG ATACAGATGCTGCTTCTCGGGGCACAGCAG CTCCGGGAGCTCGCCCTGAGGTCCCATCTCACGTTCCTTTCCTGCTGATCGGTGGAGgaactgctgcttttgctgctgccagATCCATTCGGGCTCGTGACCCTGGTGCCCGG GTGCTGATTGTGTCTGAAGATCCTGCCCTGCCCTATATGCGTCCACCTCTTTCCAAAGAACTATGGTTTTCAGATGATCCAAATGTGACAGAGACTCTGCGATTCAAACAGTGGAATGGCAAGGAAAGGAG TATATATTTCCAGCCGCCGTCATTCTATGTGCCTGTTCGTGATCTGCCTTTTGTAGAAAATGGTGGAGTAGCAGTTCTCTGTGGCAAGAAG GTTGTGCATATGGATGTTAGAGGCAACACAGTGAAACTCAGTGATGGTACCCAGATATCCTATGACAAATGTCTAATTGCCACTG GTGGTTCTCCAAGGAGCCTACCCGCCAttgaaagagcaggaaaagatgTACAACAAAGGCTGACACTGTTCCGGAAG ATTGAGGACTTCAAAAGTCTGGAGAAGATTTCAAGAGAAGTCAAGTCTGTCACAATTATTGGTGGTGGTTTTCTCGGCAGTGAGCTGGCCTGCGCTCTGGGAAGAAGAG caCGAACCAGAGGCCTGGAGGTGATTCAGCTGTTTCCAGAGAACGGCAATATGGGCAAAATCTTGCCTGAATATCTGAGCAACTGGACCACAGAGAAAGTCAGAAGAG AGGGTGTTAATGTCATGCCTAACGCTGTGGTCAAGTCCGTCTCTGTCTGTGGCAATCGGCTGATGATTAAACTGAAAGATGGCCGAAAG GTGGAGACGGATCACATTGTGGCTGCAGTAGGGCTGGAGCCTAATGTGGAATTAGCAAAGTCAGCTGGGCTGGAGGTGGACTCTGACTTCGGAGGGTTCAGGGTGAATGCGGAGCTGCAGGCACGCTCCAATATCTGGGTG GCAGGGGATGCTGCCTGCTTCTATGATATCAAACTAGGTAGGAGACGTGTGGAGCACCATGATCATGCCGTTGTGAGTGGAAGACTAGCTGGAGAGAACATGACAGGAGCTGCGAAGCCCTACTGGCATCAGTCCATGTTCTG GAGCGATCTGGGCCCTAATGTAGGGTACGAAGCCATTGGCCTTGTTGACAGTAGTTTGCCAACAGTAGGAGTCTTTGctaaagcaacagcaaaagacACACCGAAAAGTGCAACGGAGCAATCAG GGACAGGTATTCGATCAGAGagtgaaacagaagcagaagcctCAGAAGTTCGCATTTCTCCAAGCTTTTCACCAACGCCTCAAGTTCCAAAGCAAGGAGAAGATTATGGCAAAGGTGTCATTTTCTACCTCAGGGATAAAGTTGTGGTAGGAATCGTATTATGGAACATCTTCAACAGGATGCCTATTGCTCGAAAG
- the AIFM1 gene encoding apoptosis-inducing factor 1, mitochondrial isoform X5 — translation MRPPLSKELWFSDDPNVTETLRFKQWNGKERSIYFQPPSFYVPVRDLPFVENGGVAVLCGKKVVHMDVRGNTVKLSDGTQISYDKCLIATGGSPRSLPAIERAGKDVQQRLTLFRKIEDFKSLEKISREVKSVTIIGGGFLGSELACALGRRARTRGLEVIQLFPENGNMGKILPEYLSNWTTEKVRREGVNVMPNAVVKSVSVCGNRLMIKLKDGRKVETDHIVAAVGLEPNVELAKSAGLEVDSDFGGFRVNAELQARSNIWVAGDAACFYDIKLGRRRVEHHDHAVVSGRLAGENMTGAAKPYWHQSMFWSDLGPNVGYEAIGLVDSSLPTVGVFAKATAKDTPKSATEQSGTGIRSESETEAEASEVRISPSFSPTPQVPKQGEDYGKGVIFYLRDKVVVGIVLWNIFNRMPIARKIIKDGEEHDDLNEVAKLFNIHED, via the exons ATGCGTCCACCTCTTTCCAAAGAACTATGGTTTTCAGATGATCCAAATGTGACAGAGACTCTGCGATTCAAACAGTGGAATGGCAAGGAAAGGAG TATATATTTCCAGCCGCCGTCATTCTATGTGCCTGTTCGTGATCTGCCTTTTGTAGAAAATGGTGGAGTAGCAGTTCTCTGTGGCAAGAAG GTTGTGCATATGGATGTTAGAGGCAACACAGTGAAACTCAGTGATGGTACCCAGATATCCTATGACAAATGTCTAATTGCCACTG GTGGTTCTCCAAGGAGCCTACCCGCCAttgaaagagcaggaaaagatgTACAACAAAGGCTGACACTGTTCCGGAAG ATTGAGGACTTCAAAAGTCTGGAGAAGATTTCAAGAGAAGTCAAGTCTGTCACAATTATTGGTGGTGGTTTTCTCGGCAGTGAGCTGGCCTGCGCTCTGGGAAGAAGAG caCGAACCAGAGGCCTGGAGGTGATTCAGCTGTTTCCAGAGAACGGCAATATGGGCAAAATCTTGCCTGAATATCTGAGCAACTGGACCACAGAGAAAGTCAGAAGAG AGGGTGTTAATGTCATGCCTAACGCTGTGGTCAAGTCCGTCTCTGTCTGTGGCAATCGGCTGATGATTAAACTGAAAGATGGCCGAAAG GTGGAGACGGATCACATTGTGGCTGCAGTAGGGCTGGAGCCTAATGTGGAATTAGCAAAGTCAGCTGGGCTGGAGGTGGACTCTGACTTCGGAGGGTTCAGGGTGAATGCGGAGCTGCAGGCACGCTCCAATATCTGGGTG GCAGGGGATGCTGCCTGCTTCTATGATATCAAACTAGGTAGGAGACGTGTGGAGCACCATGATCATGCCGTTGTGAGTGGAAGACTAGCTGGAGAGAACATGACAGGAGCTGCGAAGCCCTACTGGCATCAGTCCATGTTCTG GAGCGATCTGGGCCCTAATGTAGGGTACGAAGCCATTGGCCTTGTTGACAGTAGTTTGCCAACAGTAGGAGTCTTTGctaaagcaacagcaaaagacACACCGAAAAGTGCAACGGAGCAATCAG GGACAGGTATTCGATCAGAGagtgaaacagaagcagaagcctCAGAAGTTCGCATTTCTCCAAGCTTTTCACCAACGCCTCAAGTTCCAAAGCAAGGAGAAGATTATGGCAAAGGTGTCATTTTCTACCTCAGGGATAAAGTTGTGGTAGGAATCGTATTATGGAACATCTTCAACAGGATGCCTATTGCTCGAAAG
- the AIFM1 gene encoding apoptosis-inducing factor 1, mitochondrial isoform X3: protein MFFMVPCCTFFDKQVLQCPHLRCPSRSLTSSGVPGKAGSNLLLYLIVGGTVTGTGAYVYRTLREKKERFTSRVSTITTRSQSESSPSDTDAASRGTAAPGARPEVPSHVPFLLIGGGTAAFAAARSIRARDPGARVLIVSEDPALPYMRPPLSKELWFSDDPNVTETLRFKQWNGKERSIYFQPPSFYVPVRDLPFVENGGVAVLCGKKVVHMDVRGNTVKLSDGTQISYDKCLIATGGSPRSLPAIERAGKDVQQRLTLFRKIEDFKSLEKISREVKSVTIIGGGFLGSELACALGRRARTRGLEVIQLFPENGNMGKILPEYLSNWTTEKVRREGVNVMPNAVVKSVSVCGNRLMIKLKDGRKVETDHIVAAVGLEPNVELAKSAGLEVDSDFGGFRVNAELQARSNIWVAGDAACFYDIKLGRRRVEHHDHAVVSGRLAGENMTGAAKPYWHQSMFWSDLGPNVGYEAIGLVDSSLPTVGVFAKATAKDTPKSATEQSGTGIRSESETEAEASEVRISPSFSPTPQVPKQGEDYGKGVIFYLRDKVVVGIVLWNIFNRMPIARKIIKDGEEHDDLNEVAKLFNIHED from the exons ATGTTCTTTATGGTGCCCTGCTGTACTTTTTTTGACAAACAAG TTTTGCAATGTCCTCATCTAAGATGCCCTTCTAGATCACTGACGTCTTCAGGTGTTCCTGGCAAAGCTGGCAGCAACCTATTGTTATACTTAATTGTAGGAGGAACAGTCACTGGGACAGGAGCTTAT GTATACAGAacattgagagaaaaaaaagagcgaTTCACCAGCCGTGTCTCAACAATAACTACGCGATCTCAAAGTGAATCGTCTCCTTCCG ATACAGATGCTGCTTCTCGGGGCACAGCAG CTCCGGGAGCTCGCCCTGAGGTCCCATCTCACGTTCCTTTCCTGCTGATCGGTGGAGgaactgctgcttttgctgctgccagATCCATTCGGGCTCGTGACCCTGGTGCCCGG GTGCTGATTGTGTCTGAAGATCCTGCCCTGCCCTATATGCGTCCACCTCTTTCCAAAGAACTATGGTTTTCAGATGATCCAAATGTGACAGAGACTCTGCGATTCAAACAGTGGAATGGCAAGGAAAGGAG TATATATTTCCAGCCGCCGTCATTCTATGTGCCTGTTCGTGATCTGCCTTTTGTAGAAAATGGTGGAGTAGCAGTTCTCTGTGGCAAGAAG GTTGTGCATATGGATGTTAGAGGCAACACAGTGAAACTCAGTGATGGTACCCAGATATCCTATGACAAATGTCTAATTGCCACTG GTGGTTCTCCAAGGAGCCTACCCGCCAttgaaagagcaggaaaagatgTACAACAAAGGCTGACACTGTTCCGGAAG ATTGAGGACTTCAAAAGTCTGGAGAAGATTTCAAGAGAAGTCAAGTCTGTCACAATTATTGGTGGTGGTTTTCTCGGCAGTGAGCTGGCCTGCGCTCTGGGAAGAAGAG caCGAACCAGAGGCCTGGAGGTGATTCAGCTGTTTCCAGAGAACGGCAATATGGGCAAAATCTTGCCTGAATATCTGAGCAACTGGACCACAGAGAAAGTCAGAAGAG AGGGTGTTAATGTCATGCCTAACGCTGTGGTCAAGTCCGTCTCTGTCTGTGGCAATCGGCTGATGATTAAACTGAAAGATGGCCGAAAG GTGGAGACGGATCACATTGTGGCTGCAGTAGGGCTGGAGCCTAATGTGGAATTAGCAAAGTCAGCTGGGCTGGAGGTGGACTCTGACTTCGGAGGGTTCAGGGTGAATGCGGAGCTGCAGGCACGCTCCAATATCTGGGTG GCAGGGGATGCTGCCTGCTTCTATGATATCAAACTAGGTAGGAGACGTGTGGAGCACCATGATCATGCCGTTGTGAGTGGAAGACTAGCTGGAGAGAACATGACAGGAGCTGCGAAGCCCTACTGGCATCAGTCCATGTTCTG GAGCGATCTGGGCCCTAATGTAGGGTACGAAGCCATTGGCCTTGTTGACAGTAGTTTGCCAACAGTAGGAGTCTTTGctaaagcaacagcaaaagacACACCGAAAAGTGCAACGGAGCAATCAG GGACAGGTATTCGATCAGAGagtgaaacagaagcagaagcctCAGAAGTTCGCATTTCTCCAAGCTTTTCACCAACGCCTCAAGTTCCAAAGCAAGGAGAAGATTATGGCAAAGGTGTCATTTTCTACCTCAGGGATAAAGTTGTGGTAGGAATCGTATTATGGAACATCTTCAACAGGATGCCTATTGCTCGAAAG
- the AIFM1 gene encoding apoptosis-inducing factor 1, mitochondrial isoform X1, whose protein sequence is MFRCRVAAAAAGGLARALRPLSPAPRGRAAAGNLLQRWNVPIKLQMSRQVASSGVPGGKGDSSVFVLIVGLSTLGAGAYVYRTLREKKERFTSRVSTITTRSQSESSPSDTDAASRGTAAPGARPEVPSHVPFLLIGGGTAAFAAARSIRARDPGARVLIVSEDPALPYMRPPLSKELWFSDDPNVTETLRFKQWNGKERSIYFQPPSFYVPVRDLPFVENGGVAVLCGKKVVHMDVRGNTVKLSDGTQISYDKCLIATGGSPRSLPAIERAGKDVQQRLTLFRKIEDFKSLEKISREVKSVTIIGGGFLGSELACALGRRARTRGLEVIQLFPENGNMGKILPEYLSNWTTEKVRREGVNVMPNAVVKSVSVCGNRLMIKLKDGRKVETDHIVAAVGLEPNVELAKSAGLEVDSDFGGFRVNAELQARSNIWVAGDAACFYDIKLGRRRVEHHDHAVVSGRLAGENMTGAAKPYWHQSMFWSDLGPNVGYEAIGLVDSSLPTVGVFAKATAKDTPKSATEQSGTGIRSESETEAEASEVRISPSFSPTPQVPKQGEDYGKGVIFYLRDKVVVGIVLWNIFNRMPIARKIIKDGEEHDDLNEVAKLFNIHED, encoded by the exons ATGTTCCGCTGCCgcgtggccgccgccgccgcggggggcctGGCGCGCGCCCTGCGCCCCCTCagccccgcgccgcggggccgcgctgccgcag GCAACTTGTTGCAACGCTGGAATGTTCCCATAAAACTGCAGATGAGCAGACAAGTGGCTAGCTCTGGTGTGCCCGGGGGCAAAGGCGATAGTTCTGTTTTTGTCCTTATTGTGGGCTTATCAACATTAGGAGCGGGTGCCTAT GTATACAGAacattgagagaaaaaaaagagcgaTTCACCAGCCGTGTCTCAACAATAACTACGCGATCTCAAAGTGAATCGTCTCCTTCCG ATACAGATGCTGCTTCTCGGGGCACAGCAG CTCCGGGAGCTCGCCCTGAGGTCCCATCTCACGTTCCTTTCCTGCTGATCGGTGGAGgaactgctgcttttgctgctgccagATCCATTCGGGCTCGTGACCCTGGTGCCCGG GTGCTGATTGTGTCTGAAGATCCTGCCCTGCCCTATATGCGTCCACCTCTTTCCAAAGAACTATGGTTTTCAGATGATCCAAATGTGACAGAGACTCTGCGATTCAAACAGTGGAATGGCAAGGAAAGGAG TATATATTTCCAGCCGCCGTCATTCTATGTGCCTGTTCGTGATCTGCCTTTTGTAGAAAATGGTGGAGTAGCAGTTCTCTGTGGCAAGAAG GTTGTGCATATGGATGTTAGAGGCAACACAGTGAAACTCAGTGATGGTACCCAGATATCCTATGACAAATGTCTAATTGCCACTG GTGGTTCTCCAAGGAGCCTACCCGCCAttgaaagagcaggaaaagatgTACAACAAAGGCTGACACTGTTCCGGAAG ATTGAGGACTTCAAAAGTCTGGAGAAGATTTCAAGAGAAGTCAAGTCTGTCACAATTATTGGTGGTGGTTTTCTCGGCAGTGAGCTGGCCTGCGCTCTGGGAAGAAGAG caCGAACCAGAGGCCTGGAGGTGATTCAGCTGTTTCCAGAGAACGGCAATATGGGCAAAATCTTGCCTGAATATCTGAGCAACTGGACCACAGAGAAAGTCAGAAGAG AGGGTGTTAATGTCATGCCTAACGCTGTGGTCAAGTCCGTCTCTGTCTGTGGCAATCGGCTGATGATTAAACTGAAAGATGGCCGAAAG GTGGAGACGGATCACATTGTGGCTGCAGTAGGGCTGGAGCCTAATGTGGAATTAGCAAAGTCAGCTGGGCTGGAGGTGGACTCTGACTTCGGAGGGTTCAGGGTGAATGCGGAGCTGCAGGCACGCTCCAATATCTGGGTG GCAGGGGATGCTGCCTGCTTCTATGATATCAAACTAGGTAGGAGACGTGTGGAGCACCATGATCATGCCGTTGTGAGTGGAAGACTAGCTGGAGAGAACATGACAGGAGCTGCGAAGCCCTACTGGCATCAGTCCATGTTCTG GAGCGATCTGGGCCCTAATGTAGGGTACGAAGCCATTGGCCTTGTTGACAGTAGTTTGCCAACAGTAGGAGTCTTTGctaaagcaacagcaaaagacACACCGAAAAGTGCAACGGAGCAATCAG GGACAGGTATTCGATCAGAGagtgaaacagaagcagaagcctCAGAAGTTCGCATTTCTCCAAGCTTTTCACCAACGCCTCAAGTTCCAAAGCAAGGAGAAGATTATGGCAAAGGTGTCATTTTCTACCTCAGGGATAAAGTTGTGGTAGGAATCGTATTATGGAACATCTTCAACAGGATGCCTATTGCTCGAAAG